Sequence from the Phaeodactylum tricornutum CCAP 1055/1 chromosome 4, whole genome shotgun sequence genome:
TTCGTTCCAAGCGAAGTTTTTCTCGCTGACGCGCGGCCACATCATCCTCCGTATCTCCTTGCGCAGCTGCCGGGGGAGGATGGTCGATACTTTCTGCATCATCCGATGACGCATCGGAGATGTGCCCTCGGTCGCGTGATGGCTGGGCCGCCGCAGGCATTCCGCCTCCGCCACCCCGTTCCAGACGCGCTTGGTTCGCCAGCTGCCGAAGCTCATCTTCCCGcttgtctttttcttgcaAAGCCAATTTCTTGTGCACTTGCGCCCGTATGCGTACCTCCTGCCTAGCTTGGCGTTCCGCCACGTACAGGGATTCGGAAAGCGTCGCAAAATTGGTATTGATCGTATGCTCACGCAGGCCTCGCCCATCCGCCGCCAATCGTTTGTCGAGCGGAATCGTATAGCCTCGGGTATTCTTCCAGTTGGAAATACACGCGGGTACGTTCCATGCCTCGCGTTCTTCCTTGCTCAATTTGCTAGGTGGTGCGTGCAAGACCGGAACCGGATCTTCGGCCGGTCCAGCCGGAGCTTTAATGTGCTTGTGCTTGGGAGGCATCATGGGATCAACCTTGGCTGGCACCATTTGAATAACTCGCTGTGAAGCGGCAGGGTTGTAGCCGGGAGCGTCGGGTCGTGGGGTGTATTTAATAAAGGATGTTTTCGCTTCCACATTCTGGGACGTTTGGGCGTTGACGATTGCGCTGCCAGAAGGATTGTCCAACGCGGTTTTCTTACCCAATATTGCATCGAGTGCCGCTTGTGTCCGAGCTGCTTCGGATTGCTCCTCTTCTTCTGTTGGCAACGCAATGTCCTCCGCTTTGGCTGATCCGCCTCGCAAATCCGCGTGTCGCGAATACACAATCTTATCCGAGTTTGTCCCCCCCTTGACGATCGCATCGTACGATACCTTACCATCTTTATCAATTTCTACATTTACCAGTGCCTTCGATATTGCCTGTGCACCGCGAGACGTGCCGCCCGAGGCGTTCGCGTGCTTCGAGTGCCGATGGGGGTTGCCCATGTGACGCGGGTACTGCGCCACGTGAATTTCCGGATACGCTCCGCCGTCGCCGAAATCGTCCAGTGAACGCGGGACAAACAGCTTGTTTTTACGTCGTTCTTCGGGTGGCATGGTATGGAGCGCGAGCGCGGCCCGGCATCGTTCGGCGTAGGAGGGAGGAGATGGTTTGCTGGTAGTGGTAGCGGCAGAATCCGGTTGGCGCGAGTGATCAGCCTTCGGGGCTTCCGGACTTTGTTCTGTGGTGGCTTTGCGGGACACAACAGGCGCTTCCGACATATTGCGGGGAGGGGGGAGAGAAAGAGAAGCCATGGTGATAGTGGAAGTGGACGCTTGTGACTCTAATTCGCAAACGAAACACCGATGTGCTCACGGGAGTTTGGACTGACAATGGTGTCGCGTTGGTTTCGTGAAGGGCAGTGACTGGTGTTCGAGGAGTGCTACTGCGTAGAAACTGGGATTCAACCCTTCACGTCTCTCGTGGTCCCTTACATTAGCTCAATAGGCAGGGTCTTCCCAACAGTAAGACATTTATAAATCCTTTTCTATTGGGCAGAATGTGTCGAATATGAATTTCgtcattttcaatttgtAACTTTTCAATTTAATTTTCAGGTGCATAGATAGGTAGTTCCCGAGAAAAACCACATCATCCTTCGAATGGGAGAAAGCGGTCGAAACTTCGCACCATGAGAAACCAACACTACAACAGTGCCTCATCGATTCCAGATCATGACTCTCGTTCGGTACTGCACTCCGTAGCAACGAAGAATAGACAGTTTTTCCAACACGCCATTTTATCTATTCTTGTTCAGTAACACGGACGCTTGTGCTCCTTCTGCCTTTTTTTCTGTACTACGGAATGGGTCAAGCCGCGTCCCGGGCTGCCCAGCGTCTCGGACACCGCATCGAACAGGCCGCCGTCAAGGAACGCACGCAGGCGGAGCAAGCCGCCCAGCAACGATCCAAGGCATCCCCTGCTTTCTCGGATCCGCACGCCCTCCACGGAGGATTTACCCGAGGCGAAGGAAACGTAACGTCCGCGGCGGaccaacgacaacagcaagcCATCGCCCAGCGTCCCGGTGCGACCGGGGAGTACCAGGAAATGCGCCAAGATCTCATTCAATTCATCAATGATATGGGACCGTTGAAGAGAAAGGACCAAATGGAAGAGAAGAAACAACGGAAAACGCGACTACCCAAGAGTCTGAGGGAGCAGCTAGATGAACAGGAAGCCGTTAGTAAGCGGCCCGTGTCGCAACGTAAGAAAGTGAGCATGCCTTTGGCCGAGAAGGTTGAGGGTTACGAAACGATCAGATCaacttctttttcttcgaaagAAGAAGTCATCGATCCGAAGGATTTTGGTGGTACGGGAGATGTTCTGGATATTTTTGAGTTGCTGCATTTCAAGCGAGAGAAAGGGTCAACGGACGAAGCAGTGGACGCGTTTTATCGAAAGCACGTTTCGAGCGAACGCGAGTCCAAATGGGATCACGAGGATCAAGAACGACACAAAACCATGCTTCACAACGTCTTGAACTCAATTGAACTACCTATCGTGATGAAGGATACGGACAATTCCATGGTCGGGGCGTGGCCTTCCCGAGTGGAAGAGCTGAAGGAAATAAAACTCGTGGAACTGCCTCCATCGCAAGTCAAGCTGGTTCTGCATGACTTGTACGATACTTCGGAAAAGGAGGTGATTGTAGATGTTAAAGAGGCCAAGGCCTGAAATTGAACTAGGGCGACACGATCCATTCGCTAAAATTGCAGTATACTACCACACAAGATTTTCTGTTTTATAAAGGTTTCTTTAAATTACTACCTGCGTACCGAGAACACTAAGCAAAAGACCTGGATATTCATCCAAGAACGGAATAAGACTCGCCTTTGGAAACACTAGAACCACGCAACCGCGTTTCCCAGCGGTCAACGTTGAACTGTGCATAACATGGTGGTCTCCTTCTCGCTCATGAATAACCAGATCAGTCATGTTCTCCAAGAGATCGTAGTCCGCTCCCTCAGGTTTGTCTCCAAAACCATACGCCGATCCGTAGTCGTCGCTCA
This genomic interval carries:
- a CDS encoding predicted protein — protein: MASLSLPPPRNMSEAPVVSRKATTEQSPEAPKADHSRQPDSAATTTSKPSPPSYAERCRAALALHTMPPEERRKNKLFVPRSLDDFGDGGAYPEIHVAQYPRHMGNPHRHSKHANASGGTSRGAQAISKALVNVEIDKDGKVSYDAIVKGGTNSDKIVYSRHADLRGGSAKAEDIALPTEEEEQSEAARTQAALDAILGKKTALDNPSGSAIVNAQTSQNVEAKTSFIKYTPRPDAPGYNPAASQRVIQMVPAKVDPMMPPKHKHIKAPAGPAEDPVPVLHAPPSKLSKEEREAWNVPACISNWKNTRGYTIPLDKRLAADGRGLREHTINTNFATLSESLYVAERQARQEVRIRAQVHKKLALQEKDKREDELRQLANQARLERAAQGDTEDDVAARQREKLRLERKREREREMRMENNMELKKQKLEQERDVSEKIALGVHTGTGGLGGDVDSRLYNQSAGMDSGFGADDEYNAYSKPLFARQAAASSASIYRPTRGDTAYNADEQYSKLQQGATSKFQPDKGFSGAEGGVSGAGTTRTAPVQFEKGDQK
- a CDS encoding predicted protein — its product is MGQAASRAAQRLGHRIEQAAVKERTQAEQAAQQRSKASPAFSDPHALHGGFTRGEGNVTSAADQRQQQAIAQRPGATGEYQEMRQDLIQFINDMGPLKRKDQMEEKKQRKTRLPKSLREQLDEQEAVSKRPVSQRKKVSMPLAEKVEGYETIRSTSFSSKEEVIDPKDFGGTGDVLDIFELLHFKREKGSTDEAVDAFYRKHVSSERESKWDHEDQERHKTMLHNVLNSIELPIVMKDTDNSMVGAWPSRVEELKEIKLVELPPSQVKLVLHDLYDTSEKEVIVDVKEAKA